The following DNA comes from Corynebacterium lizhenjunii.
TTTCCACGGTGGCAAAAAGTTCCACCCCCTCTAGCTCCAGGCCACCGGCCTGGAGCTTTGCTTGTTGCATCTGCTGGGTGCCATTGGTCAACACTCCCACCTGTACACCCGCAGCAAGGGCACGGTGAAGGACCGGGAGGGCATCGGCAAACGGGCGCCAATTGCGGCGGTAAGCAGCCAGGTAGCCGGCATAGGCTTCCAGGGCGGCGGTATCGCTAAGCTCTGGGCGGCCCAGGAACTCCCGGCAACGGCCCGCACGCTGCTGGGCGTGGCTAACCTCCCCGCGCTCATAGGCGGCAAACCACTTCTTCTCCAACTGAAGAAACCGCGCATGCTGGCCGGTGGGCAGGCCCAGCTGGGTGCACCACTCGTCCACCCCGTCGCGCAGGGCACTTTGATGGTCCATCAAGGTGTCATCGAGATCGAAGAGCACCGCACGGCAGCTGGCGGTCACCACGGGATAATCCATGCCAGATAGTTTAGGCCCCGACGCGGTGCGGGGTTTTTCTCTATAATTGGTGGGCATGACTCAAAAGACCGCAACTGCAACTCTGCACACCAACCACGGTGACATTGTGATCGACCTGTTCGGTAACCACGCACCGGTCACTGTTGAAAACTTCATCGGCCTGGCTAAGGGCGAAAAGGACTACTCCACTCAAAACGCCAAGGGCGAGCAGTCCGGCCCGTTCTACGACGGTGCAATCTTCCACCGCATCATCGAGGGGTTCATGATCCAGGGCGGCGACCCCACCGGCACCGGCACCGGTGGCCCGGGCTACCAGTTCCAGGATGAGTTCCACCCGGAGCTGCAGTTTGATCGCCCCTTCCTGCTGGCCATGGCTAATGCCGGCCCAGGTACCAACGGTTCGCAGTTCTTCATCACAGTGGCGCCCACCCCGCACCTGAACAACCACCACACCATCTTCGGTGAGGTCACCGACCCCGCCTCCCAGGAGGTCGTGGCCAAGATTTCCCGCGTTGCCACCGGCTACGCTGACCGTCCGCTAGATGACGTGGTGATTGAGTCCATCGAGATCGCCTAAGATCACTGCTGAATACCACCCCGTGAGTACGCCCTGGTGCTACCCACGGGGTGCGTTGCGTTTTTCGTCCCCACAGGTAAGGAGTTTGTAGTGTCTCGCATTCCGCCTACCCAGTCGCAGCCGCTGCCGATGCCGCCGCGCCCACCGCGCCAGCCCTGGCGGCAGTGCGTGCGCCGTTTTGCTGCTGGGGCGCCGGTGACTGTGATCATCGCGATCGCCTGCGTGGCGGTGTGGTTGGTGTGCCTGGTGCAAGCTGGCTCCCTAATGGGGGACTATTACGATTCTGCATTGGCCAATTCGTGGACGCTGTGGGGGCCGATGGTGGCTGCAGGGCAGTGGTGGCAGGTCCCGGGGTCAATGTTCGTCCATGTTAATGGGGCTCATCTGGCGGTTAACCTGCTGTTTCTGTTGCTGGTGGGCCGGGAGGTGGAGCGCTGGCTGGGTTCGGCGCTGTTCGCGGCGTGCTATGCGGTTGCTGGATTAGGCGGAGCGGCCGGTGTTGTGTGGCTGGCGTTTGAGCAGCCGACCGTGGGGGCTTCGGGTGCACTGTATGGAATTATGGCGCTGTTGTTGGGGGCGCAGCGCGCGCGTGGGCTGGATTTGCGCCCGACGCTGTTTCTCATAGGGGCCAATGTGCTGTACACGGTGAGCGATCCCAGTGTTTCACTGTGGGGTCACGTGGGCGGGCTAATAACGGGTATGTGCCTGTTGGTTTTCGTGCGCAGCCGCCGGGCATGGGTCCGCTGGACTGGGGTGGTGTTGTGCGGCGCGGCGGCAGTGTTGGTGTTGGCCGCGATTGCTGTGGTGTAGCCGCTTGGGGATAAGTGCCCCTAGTTTTCCACGCGGACGCTTGTGCGAAAGGATTCCACAGTGGTTATCCACATTGTGGATAACCACATTCTTGTAATTTCTCAAACGCGTGGGCGGAGTTTTCCCAGATCAGCCAGGGTATAGCCGCGTGAATGACAAAACCCCGGTGCTGTGAAAACCTTCAGGGCAGTTATCCACAGGGTGTGGACAACGCTGTGAAATGCGTTCATCCACAGATTTATCCCCAACCTGTGGATAACTTTCTCAACACTGATGTGAAACACTGCACCACCGCCGCGCGCCCAGACGCTGTGCCCAACCGCCGCCCGCCAATCGCCGTGTATCACAATCGTTGTGCGCCCAACCGCCGCGCGCTGTTGGGTGCCGTACAGCGGCGGAACCAGCCGATGCCGGAGCAGACGCCCCATCCGGCAATGCACACCCCGACAACCCGCGCAGCAGCCGGCCCCAGGCATGCTGAAGCGGCGTTGCGGAGTCCTCCAAGCTCGGGCACGCGTACTGGCGGCGCAGGCGGTCAGTTGCGAGCCCGGACATGGCGAACTAACCAGCTGGGTCAGTCCGGTGTGGGTGTTGTGCTGGGCGTGCGAAATTGACCAGCTTGTCGGCCGTGCGGGACTAGCCGACTGGGGTCGGTCTACTCCCGTTGTGGTGGGTCCGGTGGGTCCGGTGAGTGTGGTGGGTGTGGTGGTGGGTCGGGGTGTGCGGGGCTGGGGATGTACCACGGTGGCCCGCCCCAGGGTGGGAACCAGACAATACGGCCGTTGAGACGCTCGATGATGCCTCTGCCTGTGGGTTTGGTGGGGTCATCGTCGTTGGTGCCGTTGTGGTACTTGCACAGTGGCACCAAATTAGACGGTTCTGTTTGTCCGTTGTCTTTGTGGCGGCGGATGTGGTGGATCTGGGATTCTTCGGCAGGCTTGTTGCACCCGGGCCAGGCGCAGGTGGGGTGTTCTGCCCATGCCATAAGGCGTTGCTTGTAGGAGGCAGAACGAGCCGTGTAAAGATTGACTGGGCCAGCAAAGGGGTGGACGAGGGTGATAAGCCCAATATCAGCTAGTTTGCGGGCTACGAGTTGGGCGCCGGTCATGCGTGCCCCGTTGGTGAGTTCCACGGTGATTTCTTCGCCGTGGCCGTGGATGATTGTGTCGAGGTCTTCAAGGCGGATGATGACGTTGGTGCGTACCTGGGGCCTTGCGGCATGCGGGACAGAGTCGTCGTTGTCGTCTGTGCCGAAGAAGATGGTGTGGGCAGCATCAACCAAGTCCACCGGACTCGGCCGATAAGGCCTGCCCGCAACCCGACCACTGTCGACACCGTCGCCACCATCACCACCGTCATGGCGATCAGCGTCGAGGTGGTCAGCGTTGTTGCTGCCGTAAAGGTCAGCGTTGACCTGGCCGCCAGTGGTGTCGGGTTCTGCGCCATTGAGGTCGGGGTCGGCGTTGTTGTCCAGGCCGGGGTGAGACTCTTGCGCGGCGTGGGCCTGGGCTTCAGCGGCAACCTGGGCTTCCGCTGCTGCTTGGGTCTCCGCCTTGGCTTGGGCT
Coding sequences within:
- a CDS encoding HAD family hydrolase, which gives rise to MDYPVVTASCRAVLFDLDDTLMDHQSALRDGVDEWCTQLGLPTGQHARFLQLEKKWFAAYERGEVSHAQQRAGRCREFLGRPELSDTAALEAYAGYLAAYRRNWRPFADALPVLHRALAAGVQVGVLTNGTQQMQQAKLQAGGLELEGVELFATVEMGAPKPQPQAYLHACERLGVAPAQTLMVGDSLANDVEGARAAGLQALHLCRARSPEATARLEATAQPEGIRSLEGAQSPARGGGVLRSLDQLRFA
- a CDS encoding peptidylprolyl isomerase, with the protein product MTQKTATATLHTNHGDIVIDLFGNHAPVTVENFIGLAKGEKDYSTQNAKGEQSGPFYDGAIFHRIIEGFMIQGGDPTGTGTGGPGYQFQDEFHPELQFDRPFLLAMANAGPGTNGSQFFITVAPTPHLNNHHTIFGEVTDPASQEVVAKISRVATGYADRPLDDVVIESIEIA
- a CDS encoding rhomboid family intramembrane serine protease; its protein translation is MSRIPPTQSQPLPMPPRPPRQPWRQCVRRFAAGAPVTVIIAIACVAVWLVCLVQAGSLMGDYYDSALANSWTLWGPMVAAGQWWQVPGSMFVHVNGAHLAVNLLFLLLVGREVERWLGSALFAACYAVAGLGGAAGVVWLAFEQPTVGASGALYGIMALLLGAQRARGLDLRPTLFLIGANVLYTVSDPSVSLWGHVGGLITGMCLLVFVRSRRAWVRWTGVVLCGAAAVLVLAAIAVV
- a CDS encoding HNH endonuclease signature motif containing protein, which encodes MNAGDFFTIQSRGIHLVAECVGMSAEDFLAMGADGTTAAEFAHLVQVYFEPADAPSSRNRSSKPQARNRSSQSEARDRAAAKAQARAEAQAKSLATAQAAARDFATTQGHSLRTLTRIEEHVSRVSKDRRWELRLLLCSLPWQEHDTAAADFRGPTKQSNPERGVRMTRRANSNHTMSITDTPQAVADMYGVLTAQAQAAAQAKAETQAAAEAQVAAEAQAHAAQESHPGLDNNADPDLNGAEPDTTGGQVNADLYGSNNADHLDADRHDGGDGGDGVDSGRVAGRPYRPSPVDLVDAAHTIFFGTDDNDDSVPHAARPQVRTNVIIRLEDLDTIIHGHGEEITVELTNGARMTGAQLVARKLADIGLITLVHPFAGPVNLYTARSASYKQRLMAWAEHPTCAWPGCNKPAEESQIHHIRRHKDNGQTEPSNLVPLCKYHNGTNDDDPTKPTGRGIIERLNGRIVWFPPWGGPPWYIPSPAHPDPPPHPPHSPDPPDPPQRE